From the genome of Colletotrichum destructivum chromosome 10, complete sequence, one region includes:
- a CDS encoding Putative P-type ATPase, heavy metal-associated domain, HMA, P-type ATPase, A domain superfamily gives MPTRASGTHSGFRKLSSSSPRRHRIFFVLQNHQTPHAVAVHRRREIRLQRLRDSAAMACGSGCCGPSKDQPVDSNPGSSPTPTETPAEIDSCCDNAGSCAEPVEADDSLQSVRSPTDKNRDNDDDCRKGCCSSTPASEYAQLGSGQAVVKDCCVPPEEDVGTCAKPCCGSVDEIITETTAAKPDNVEVTADDDKKGCCSAQEEVIVDSCCPPKPKSEDVCSQACCGPNIEVKAMDVCGPQPTDVTDDCCAPRLPVADACNEGCCDTKAEPRMKKDSTIKRDIGADFCTPQPQPTDDCGKGCCSSSPSNPEVKVTEDKAPSCCEGKTSPCCDSTCIDRLALRECTAKKSFSSRRSSKATASDDSCTGGENGKPCRDHARTVRRTYQAKLEALGCICRALLALGQESCCAPRERPVQKRSSIKSSRSRVSIDSCCVKGAPATACGSNGRTSDKKASRSAGYGVKGNGCSKGCCAKPKAPSVAGSCADSCCDATEATDAIVETSKRVVSDVTKDVTNDVERGLSGKEHVVLSISGMTCTGCETKLRRTLATVGAVKNLKTSLVLARAEFDLDMGAGSVVEVIKHLERTTEFKCEKITSQGASIDVLAPGNTAAFINQPWPEGVTDVRAVDKTTVHVEFDAEVVGARDLVDKGWGAPVELAPLRADPTLEAGSKHVRNMGLITLLSIALTVPVLVMAWAPLPERELAYGSASLALATIVQVVVAGPFYPKALKSLIFSRVIEMDLLIVLSTSAAYIFSVVSFGFLVSHKPLSTGEFFETSTLLVTLIMVGRYVSALARQKAVESISIRSLQASTALVVDRSGEEKEIDARLLQYGDVFKVVPESRVPTDGTVISGSSELDESMMTGESKPVEKYVGSSLIAGSINGSGTLNVRLTRLPGDNTISNIAGMVDEAKLSKPKIQDIADRVASYFVPVVVGITIITFSIWIAVGITVRKQSGSEATIQAVTYAITVLIVSCPCAIGLAVPMVIVIASGVAAERGVIFKSADSIEVAYKTSHVVFDKTGTITNGKLTIAQEDYVAEDVLSTKGLILGLVGSIKHPVSAAVAAHLKAQGISPSTVSDPKALTGKGVEATVSGRKLRAGNSRWLGFSTDPRVEPILTKGYTAFCFTIDGSLAAVFGLEDSIRPDALETIATLQKSGIAVHVLSGDDDGAVRGVATQLGIPHGHVRSRCTPGDKQAYIQTLMARRPHTTTGTRHGPWKSLKEPVVIFCGDGTNDAVALAQATIGVHMNEGTDVAKSAADVVLMRPSLAGILTAISISRKAIHRIAFNFGWSFAYNLVAILLGAGAFVHARIPPEFAGLGELASVLPVIAAAVLLRWSKV, from the exons ATGCCGACACGTGCTTCCGGGACCCACTCTGGGTTCCGGAAGCTGTCCTCATCTTCGCCAAGGCGCCATCGCATCTTCTTTGTCCTTCAAAACCATCAAACACCACACGCGGTAGCTGttcaccgccgacgagaaaTCCGACTGCAACGATTACGAGACTCCGCTGCAATGGCTTGCGGATCGGGATGCTGTGGTCCCTCCAAGGATCAACCCGTCGATTCCAATCCCGGGTCCTCACCGACTCCAACTGAAACGCCGGCTGAAATTGACAGCTGCTGTGACAACGCGGGTTCTTGCGCTGAGCCGGTCGAGGCGGACGACAGTCTCCAATCTGTCCGATCCCCGACTGACAAAAACCGCGATAATGACGATGATTGCCGAAAgggctgctgctcctcgactCCAGCTTCTGAATACGCCCAACTTGGATCCGGCCAGGCAGTCGTCAAAGACTGCTGTGTCCCGCCCGAAGAAGATGTTGGCACTTGCGCAAAGCCCTGTTGTGGCTCGGTGGATGAGATAATCACGGAGACCACCGCCGCAAAGCCCGACAACGTTGAAGTGACAGCCGATGACGACAAGAAAGGATGTTGCAGTGCTCAGGAGGAGGTCATCGTCGACAGCTGCTGCCCCCCCAAGCCCAAATCTGAGGACGTTTGCTCCCAAGCATGCTGTGGCCCAAACATTGAGGTCAAAGCAATGGATGTCTGCGGGCCCCAGCCCACTGATGTCACGGATGACTGTTGCGCGCCGAGACTTCCAGTTGCGGATGCCTGCAACGAGGGCTGCTGTGACACAAAGGCCGAGCCAAGGATGAAAAAAGACTCGACCATCAAACGAGACATCGGCGCCGATTTCTGTACTCCGCAGCCCCAGCCAACTGATGACTGTGGCAAAGGATgctgctcgtcttcgccgtctaACCCGGAGGTAAAGGTAACAGAGGACAAGGCACCCAGCTGTTGCGAGGGCAAGACATCCCCTTGTTGCGACTCAACCTGCATTGACCGACTCGCTCTTCGCGAATGCACCGCCAAGAAGTCTTTCTCTTCGCGCCGCTCGTCCAAAG CGACCGCTAGCGATGACAGCTGTACAGGCGGCGAGAACGGCAAGCCATGCCGCGATCACGCTCGCACAGTCCGCAGGACTTACCAAGCCAAGCTTGAAGCCTTGGGCTGCATCTGCCGGGCTCTACTGGCCCTTGGACAAGAGTCTTGCTGTGCTCCTCGTGAACGACCCGTTCAGAAGCGCTCTTCCATCAAGTCGTCTCGCTCTCGCGTCTCCATCGACTCATGCTGCGTTAAAGGAGCACCAGCTACTGCCTGTGGTTCGAACGGACGCACTAGCGACAAGAAGGCGTCCCGCTCCGCTGGCTATGGAGTCAAGGGCAACGGTTGTTCCAAGGGATGTTGTGCAAAGCCAAAGGCCCCAAGCGTTGCGGGTTCCTGTGCCGACTCCTGCTGCGATGCAACTGAAGCGACAGATGCCATCGTAGAGACATCCAAGCGAGTGGTCAGCGACGTGACCAAAGATGTGACCAACGACGTTGAACGGGGGCTCTCCGGAAAGGAGCATGTCGTTCTCAGCATCTCCGGCATGACTTGTACGGGCTGCGAGACCAAGCTCAGGCGAACACTTGCGACGGTCGGCGCGGTCAAGAATCTCAAGACCAGCCTGGTGCTGGCGCGCGCCGAGTTCGATTTGGATATGGGCGCTGGTTCGGTGGTCGAGGTCATCAAACATCTCGAGCGAACGACCGAGTTCAAGTGCGAGAAGATAACCAGCCAGGGCGCCAGCATCGATGTCCTCGCCCCCGGCAACACTGCGGCCTTCATCAACCAGCCCTGGCCAGAGGGTGTCACGGACGTTCGCGCAGTGGATAAGACAACCGTCCATGTCGAGTTTGACGCAGAGGTCGTTGGAGCTCGCGATCTGGTCGATAAGGGTTGGGGTGCGCCCGTGGAGCTGGCGCCGCTTCGCGCTGATCCGACCTTGGAGGCCGGCAGCAAGCATGTACGCAACATGGGGCTCATCACCCTGCTTTCGATCGCCTTGACCGTTCCGGTCCTCGTCATGGCCTGGGCCCCTCTCCCCGAGAGGGAGCTGGCCTACGGTTCCGCATCCCTGGCCCTGGCGACTATTGTGCAGGTGGTCGTCGCAGGACCGTTCTACCCCAAAGCCTTGAAGAGCTTGATCTTCTCGAGAGTCATCGAGATGGACCTGCTCATCGTCCTGAGCACGAGTGCTGCATACATCTTTTCCGTCGTATCATTCGGCTTCCTCGTCTCCCACAAGCCTCTTTCGACCGGCGAATTCTTCGAGACTAGCACGCTGCTTGTCACACTCATCATGGTTGGGCGATATGTCAGCGCCCTGGCGCGCCAGAAGGCCGTGGAATCCATCTCCATCCGATCGCTGCAGGCTTCTACGGCGTTGGTTGTTGACCGCTcaggcgaggagaaggagatcgaCGCACGACTTCTCCAGTACGGGGACGTCTTCAAAGTCGTACCAGAGTCCAGAGTCCCGACCGATGGGACGGTGATCTCGGGCTCCTCTGAGCTTGACGAGTCCATGATGACCGGAGAATCGAAGCCGGTCGAGAAATACGTTGGATCTTCACTGATTGCCGGATCCATCAACGGCTCCGGAACCCTCAACGTCCGTCTGACCCGTCTCCCGGGCGACAACACCATCAGCAACATCGCCGGCATGGTTGACGAGGCCAAGCTCTCCAAGCCCAAGATCCAGGATATCGCCGATCGGGTGGCGTCGTACTTTGTCCCGGTGGTGGTAGGCATAACAATCATCACGTTCTCGATCTggatcgccgtcggcatTACTGTTCGCAAGCAATCCGGCTCCGAGGCCACGATCCAGgccgtcacgtacgccatCACGGTCCTCATCGTGTCTTGCCCATGCGCCATCGGGCTCGCGGTACCGATGGTCATTGTTATCGCCAGCGGCGTTGCTGCGGAGAGAGGCGTCATCTTCAAGTCCGCCGACAGCATCGAGGTTGCCTACAAAACGTCACATGTGGTGTTTGACAAGACCGGGACCATTACGAACGGGAAATTGACGATTGCTCAGGAAGACTATGTTGCGGAGGATGTCCTATCAACCAAGGGTTTGATTCTAGGTCTCGTTGGCAGCATCAAGCATCCCGTTTctgccgctgtcgctgccCATCTCAAGGCCCAAGGGATTTCCCCTTCCACCGTGTCGGACCCCAAGGCCCTGACTGGCAAAGGCGTCGAGGCAACTGTTTCTGGGCGGAAACTCCGAGCGGGTAACTCGCGATGGCTCGGCTTCTCCACGGATCCAAGAGTCGAGCCGATCCTCACAAAGGGCTACACCGCTTTCTGCTTCACCATCGATggctccttggccgccgtgTTCGGTCTGGAAGACTCCATCCGACCCGATGCTCTCGAGACCATTGCGACGCTGCAGAAGTCCGGGATTGCGGTCCATGTGCTctctggcgacgacgacggcgccgttcGAGGAGTAGCCACTCAGCTGGGGATTCCCCACGGCCACGTCCGCTCTCGCTGCACGCCCGGAGATAAACAAGCTTACATCCAGACGCTGATGGCTCGGCGGCCACACACCACGACAGGAACCCGCCACGGTCCGTGGAAGAGTCTAAAGGAGCCAGTTGTCATATTCTGTGGCGACGGTACTAACGACGCGGTCGCGCTGGCCCAGGCCACGATCGGCGTGCACATGAACGAGGGTACTGATGTCGCAAAgtcggccgccgacgtggTCCTCATGCGGCCCAGCCTAGCCGGCATACTCACCGCCATCTCCATCAGCAGAAAGGCCATTCACAGGATCGCCTTCAACTTCGGCTGGAGCTTCGCTTACAACCTGGTGgccatcctcctcggggCCGGCGCGTTTGTCCACGCGAGGATCCCGCCCGAGTTTGCCGGGCTAGGTGAGTTGGCAAGCGTGCTGCCAGTCATCGCCGCTGCAGTTCTCCTGCGTTGGAGCAAGGTTTAG